AGTGACCCAGATCTAGCGGTTGCTATGGAAACCAAACCATGGGCTATTTTAAGTATTTTGGCACCTCTTTTACCTGAGTCACGTTCACGCTGATGATAAATGACCTGAAGCAGCGACGGTCTGGACGTTGAACTGTTTCCGTCCCGTCTCAGATCCAGCTCGTTGACGATGGAGCCGACACCACGTCTCCTGAGACACCTGAGCCCGGCACCGGCAGGATTCCCAAACGAGGTGAGGACACGCGGATGCAGCAGTTTAAGCAGAGTCTGAGTCTTACACCCTTCGGCCTGTAGCTTATTTAACAGTCAAACCAAACAGACGCTGAAAACCGTGTGCTGAGATttgagttaaaaaaataatgttgaGTCAGACTGATCTGAGATCAGGCACAAGTGTTTCCTACACAGTGTTTAAACGTGTACCTGGCAACAACTTGGAGAAAGTCCTTGAAACTGTGGTCGGTGTAAACGGACCAATGTTAGAATAGACCGAGGATGTTTTCATCCAGAGCAGCTTGATGTGACACAATGAATGAGTGCCCCTGTTTTTATCTTAACTACTGAACCTGATTAAACTAGTCTGGTTGTGGCCACGACGTTGAGGTGTGTTTACTTTCTTGTGCCTCACTCTTTGTTTGGGTTTATCTGTGCAGAGATCCTGGAGACGCCTCGGTCCAGTAAACTGGTGAGTGTGATAACGTGTGGGTGTCCTGACAGCAGATACCTGatcccacacacgcacgcacacacacacacacacacacacacacacacacacacacacacacacacacacacacacacacacacaacaaagcacCGTATCTAAAGCACACGCTGAGGCTTCCTGTTCACTATCAGGATAAAGAGCCGCCCCTGGTCTGCTCCGGCCTGACTCTGATAAAAAATAGACTTAGTCACAAAAATTGAATTAGTTTTACATGATACAGTTTTATTCAGTCAGAAGAGTTTTacctacatacagtaattaaCTGTATAGAGAAAAATACCTGTAGCTGTGCGTCATAAATAATGGGAGAGAGAAGAATGAGGAACACATTAAGCTGCAGGAAACCAAATGTTTCTGTAAATAACTTCATTATTCATAAATATTCAAACCACAGTGAATCAGAATGTTTGAAACGAGACAATGTTTGAAGCGAGACAATCTGCAGTTTATGGAAATGTGAAATTCCTAATTTGTTTTTTGAGTAGTTTCTTTTCcgaccactagagggcgacGTTTCCTTCTGAGTGTGACTGTAGTTATCGCTGAATAATTCAACaatgatgattatgattattatatttatttaagaattattaaaacactaaaaaacaccgaaaatgatgaataaaatgtatatttcaTGACAAATTATTAGTTTATGTGTAGGAGTCCGTATTTAAACACTGACTTTGAGCCGGACTTTGAGCCTAATAAtatttctgttgttgttaataatgtttattatttagattATTGTTGTGAAAAAGTTGTCGAATTCCAGTGAATGTTAATGTTTGGTGGTTTCACTGACTGAATGTCTGTTCACAGTTAACAAATCATGTCCCGTCCATAAAtgaacatgttttgtttgtgaaacaagctgaaggagagagaaaatCTGCTGATCAGATCAGAGATCACAGCCTCACTACACCCCGACCCCAGCATGACAGACCTCAGTGTTAACTTTcacccttccttccttccttccttccttccttccttccttccttccttccttccttccttccttccttccttccttccttccttccttccttccttccttccttccttccttccttccttccacgcAGCGAGGACTGAAGCCTAAAAAGGTGGTGCATGTTTCTCTAACCTCGGTACAGTGCTCATGTTATGACCGTGTCTCTGCATGGCATCGGGGCCTCACCCTTTATTACCCATCATGCCTCGCTCTGCTAACAATCTGCTCTGTTACCGTGGAGACAAAGACGATGCCTGTGTTGTACGTCATAGGTTCAGCTGACCTCTCTGCTTTTTAAAGCATGTTTCTGCTATTGGCAGCTGATTCTGGCTCATTTTCTGGATaactaataatataattaatataattaattgtaataatagtAATGGCTCTACAAGCCTTCAGGTTGGGAAAAAACCCCGGAGCCTTTTTTCGTTGAGCCTCTGAGGGGTTCGTGGGTCCAGTCCTCCTGCGCTGAGTCGCACTGAACACGCAGACGTTCCTTCGCTGCTGTAGAAATGTCAGAAGGTGAAGCGAGGCTCCGTCCTGCAGAGTATGGATTTCCTGTCAGCTCCTGCTTTAGTGTCTCGTGTACGGCATCCGCTCCAGAGGGGCATTAGACTTGACTTCAGGCTGAACCGGAGCCTCATGGAGCGTTCAGAACATGCAGGGAGGTTGGATGATTCACAGTCAGACAGGAAAAGTGCTGCACAGAGCGAATGCATTCAGGCTGGACTTTAGTTTAACACCATAAATAGAACTTGTGTTTTTCAACGAAGCCAGAAATGACTTTAGATCACAGCAAAGtgagttattatttatttaaaccagAGCTTCAGTCAATTTAAATCTGTACGTCTGTGAATGGCCTCCGTCACTTCCCTTCTGTTTCCCCATTAAATCACATGCAGGTCTTTAAATATTAATCTGCTTTGTGAAAATTGGGTTTGTTCCGATTTGCAGTCAAGAATGAGCAGAAACATTCGATGCTGAAAACTGACGGCTTGGTTTCAAAAGTGATCAAACTGAAAAGATCTGTCACATCATTACGTTTAGCGTGAAGACGAAGATGCTGAATACGCTCATTTGTTAGAATCCTGTGACATTTAGCTTTGAATCGGGGAACAGCAGAGATGGATGCGGTTCACGAggctctgagcctcaggttccgCTGCATTAGTGCAGCGTCCGCTGGGAAACCTGATCCGACTCCGCCCTTCGTCTCGCTTCATCACATCCGCGCTGACTGGGCCCCGTTCAGTGGTGTTTAATATTTGAACAGGACAGAtttccctcagctgctctgtaATGGATCTGATGTAGTCTTTAATCGTAGAAGGAACCTGCTCGCTTTACTTCAAACCCGTTCTCCATTTAAAGCTCCGCTAATGAGAGTCTCCCACTGAATGAATCCTCTTGgattcctctctgctcctgcagagaaGATTAGTGGCGCTGAAGAACATGTTATAATATATTGATTATATTTATAGATTACAGATGTTAAACTCAGTGTTGCTACTGTAGTTTAGACTCATTTTTTTAAgagtgaaatatttaaattgatCACAAACTGCTACATTTTACACCTGTTCCTAAGATAGATGCACCTGAATCCAGCCCCCCTCTGCTTTTGTGGTGAGCCCATTGGAGGGATGCGAGTGTTGCTAGGGGACGGGAGGCTTGCATCAGTTGTTGCTGCTCATTTTCCCCTCTCACCTCCGTTTCAGGCCCCACCCTCCTCCGTCTGCTTCATGCTCACACACCGTCTCACCCGccttccctgtctgtctgtggtggaggtgatgagtgggagggaggcaggcaggGGGCACAGTGATGTAATGCAAGAGGCGGCAAATCGCAATGAGGGGGGGAGGaagtgggaggagagggggagagagagggggagagagagggagggagagagagagagagagagagagagggagagaggcgtCTCCTGAGCAGTAGCAGGTCAGAGGCAGCGAGATGCTTCAGCTGGAATCGTAGCAGACGGGAacgcgaggcagcgactgaagGCTGTGGTAAACGGATTAtgcgaggagcagagagagggaaggagaaggaggacgagagcgggaggaagggacgcggggagggagaggagcacaGCGGCCATTTGCTCCACTGCAGCTGCCTGTCTCTCTGACTGCTCGGCTCCAGCCGTCCGTCTGTGCCGACTGCGTGGACCGAGCCTCTACCTGTTTcaccacctgtgtgtgtgtgtgtgtgtgtgtgtgtgtgtgtgtgtgtgtgtgtgtgtgtgtgtgtgtgtgtgtgtgtgtgtgtgtgtgtgtcttcttctCTTCCAAACATGATGAGGCAGACTCCTGCGCCCCGGAAGGTACAGAACTCCCTCCTGTCGCTCGTGTGTTGGGCTGCAGCCGCTTGTTGTTGTCACTTCCCATTTGTTCTGTGGCAACGCTGCTGTGAAGTTTCTCTTTGcttgtatttatttttgctaATCACCGAGTGCTGCAGTAAACCAGGAGCGACACGTTCACTGGAGCGCGTGCTGTGGCCGGTCGCATTCAGCCTTCGGCTCAGTGAGGTGGAGGAACGGAACCGAGCTCTGATTTATTGCAGCGCTGCTGTTGGACCTCTGCTCCGGCTGAGTGTGTCTGCGGtgccttttgtttcctgttcagCTCCTGTCTTTAATTTGCCTCCATCGTTCAGAGCATCCTCCCATGTTTTACAGGTTCAGTGACTCCTTTTGTCGGTACTGAAATAATTTCACTCTTTGCAGATGCAGCAAACGGCTGCTGTGGTTCCAGCTGAGCTCTGCGACGCTGtcagctgttagctgttagctgttagctgttagctgttagctgggCTCATTTCTGCTGAATGGCCTGACTCTAATCCAATCAACAGCTATAAGGGAACGCTCAGATCCAGCTCCGCACCGCTCGGGTTAATGATGCTCAGTTCAGAGCCAACACAATAATTTTTGCAGACAGATCTAATAAGGACCCGGCTGAAGCTGTGTCACGTCTGTCTGATCTGTGCAAACACTGCACAGTGAAGTTCTACGGTTTCATGTTTCAGGCTAATGTAAAGTCTGCTGTTgaacctctgctctgctcagaaCGGCACAGAACAACGAATTGGGTTCAGCTGAGTTAGATCTGCTGCGTCCCCCGAGACACAAAGCAGCCATTTAGGCCACAGCGTCGGtaccagccgctgctgctgagcgcGTGGTCACGTGGATGAGAGCGAGGTCAGACAGAAGCACTGAGGCCGTGTAGGATGCATGACTAGAGATGGAGAGGAGACGTCTTTTCTGGGTCCTAATGGAACCAGATCAGTTCCATCAGTTCATTTTGTCATTTACTGTGAACTTTAACCCGACTCTGtgtttccctctctcctctcctgccctttgaccttccttcctcctctcccctctcagACCACGGCCAGAAGGCCCAAGgtgagctcagctccagctccatctgcGCGTCTTGTTCCtaatcaagtgtgtgtgtgtgattggttTTAActtgtgtgtgacagcagagcCTCACAGAAGCCTGAAGTTTGATTTACTCTTTATCTCATCTGACTCCTGTTTGTTGTACCAACATTCCCGTGTTTAATCTCCTTTTGCTTCAGACTGATTTCAAATcatttgtttgctcattttatCTTCATTTCACTTGTTACCACTCTCAACGTACACCTGGCAGGAAGAGCGTGATCCGTTTTACCCGTTTTGCTCTCGTCCTCGTCTGTGGTGATTGCAGAGTAATTCCACCTCTCCTGACTTCCTTCAGCAGCCCAGTCGCCCCGCAGGCGCCGGAGGGAAGGGGGCCGCGTCCGgctcggcctcggcctcggccggagagatgagcagcagcgagCCCAGCACCCCGGCCCAGACGCCGCTGGCCGCGCCGGTCATCCCCACCCTCCACTCCCCCGGGAACCCGCCcgcccccacccccgcccccagCAAGGTCAGACTGCAGGTCACACAGTGATGGGAGAGGCTGCTCAAGGCTGAGCTCCCAAAATGATGCTGTAAAAGCTGCTTGAAGAACACTGGATTCTTacgctgctgtgtttttggAAAAGTAAATATCTGTCTCTTAAGTTTTACCAGTGTGACACATGATGGACTCATTCATGTCCATCTGTGGTATTTGAAGGTCAGGGAAACGTTAACATTCTGTAAAGGTCAGGTGACCTTTCATCCTGACGTGGAGATAATCAGGCGTGTTCACGTTTTTTTTCTCAGGAGGACGTCGCTATGGAAACGCAGGTGCAGCGATGTGGTGTGATGCTTTAGCCCTTGAGATTGAAGTGTTGTTGTTCTCTAACATTCTAACGAGATGCAGACAGGTGTGACTACTCCTCATTAGTCTCTGTGTGAGTTATAACATTTGCTGGAGTTGAACTAagacctgctgctgttaaatGCTGCCTGATTATGCATTGGAGCTTGTAAAGTGAGCGTGTGCTCTGCTGAGGCCTGTAGGAGTCTTAGTGCTCATATTCTTCTCTCCACAGGTAAATTCTCTGCTTGGTCAATTATGTCAAAgcttttgttcttctgtcaATTTAATTCTCCACTAACATAATTAGACAAAACGTTAGAGAAGAGCGCCTTAGTTGTTAAATGTGATCATGATTCTTCTCATTTTGCTTGATCAAATAATTCCCTTTGATTCTTTTCTGTCTGTAAATGTCCTGCATCCAGGAAGAGGAAGCTCTCCGTGCTCAGGTGAAGGACttagaggagaagctggagacgATAAAGATGAAGCGAACTGAGGACAAGGCCAAAGTGAAAGAGATGGAAAAGCACAAGATCCAGCTAGAGCAGCTTCAGGAGTGGAGAACCAagatgcaggagcagcaggcggaGCTGCAGAAACAACTCAAAGAGGCAAAAAGGGTAAGAAGCACCAAAGGGATGGAAGGTGTTCAATATGTCTGTAAATAATAAGTCATAAAGTATGTGATGAATGacgtgtcatagtatagtaacATGAAACACAAGGTAGATTCAGATTCTAACACTTTATTTTTACTTCAAGGAAAATTCAAAAGGCAGAGAGCAATAATAGTAAAATCAATAAAGGACCAATAAAAAtatcaataaacacaaacaacaatcgATGGGGTATGAGGTCGTACGTGGTCAAAAACACACCTTGTGTTGACAGACATTAGACTGTGTCAAGTCCGTATTTACCGCTGAATCTGTGCATGTGCAGGAGGCCAAAGAAGCGCAGGAGGCCAAGGAGCGGTACATGGAGGAGATGTCAGATACCGCAGACGCCATCGAGATGGCCACGCTGGATAAGGAGATGGCCGAGGAGAGGGCCGAgtccctgcagctggaggtcgaCTCCCTGAAGGAGAAAGTGGACGAGCTCACCATGGACCTGGAGATCCTCAAGCACGAGATCGAGGAGAAAGGTACGACAGGAAACAGGACTTGTCAGGAGTAAAAGGTTGAGTTTAGAGCAGAGAAGCTGATAAAAGTCaagtttaaaacatgttttaaaaatgaacttGTTGGTGTAGCTGTGAGTTTGAACACGTCCTTATTTCTTAACGTGCGTTTGGTTTATTGTTTACCATCATCTCTTCTGTCTGGAACAAGGCAACATGGATTCACTCTTAGTCAAGGatcaaactttatttttttgtttttcacacatctAGACACAGATTCAGGTGCAGTTTGTGGTTTCTCACAGGTTCTGATGGAGCCGCCTCCAGTTACCAtgtcaaacagctggaggagcagaactCCAGACTGAAGGAAGCGCTGGTCAGGTAGGTTCTGTTCCTAAACTGTTGTGGCTCATCACATTTACTGCTGCCTTTAAGTGGTTCTCCTTGTTTCAGGATGCGTGATCTGTCGGCGTCGGAGAAGCAGGAACACGTGAAGTTGCAGAAGCAGATGGAGAAGAAGAACGTGGAGCTGGATTCTCTGAGGAGCCAGAAAGAAAAACTGCAGGAAGAGATGACGGCGGGAGAGAAAACCATCGacgagctgaaggagcaggtcagtgtgtggcagcttcagcagctggaaCCAGTCTGTTAACGTCACATGTCTTTGTCCATGGACTTCAGGCTctgactgtagctgctttaTTGCAGGTGGATGCAGCTCTCGGTGcagaggagatggtggagactCTGACAGAAAGAAACCTGGACCTGGAAGAGAAAGTCAGAGAGCTGAGAGAGACGGTCACTGACCTGGTGAGTGAAACACGTCAGGCTCCTTCACAGGATTCAGATAATTCACTCATGAATTATTATCGATCAGTGAAAGTGAAGTGGAAAGCTTTCAGTGACCTTGTTTGTTGGTGTTCGCCTTTTTTCTCCAGGAAGCCATCAACGAGATGAACgatgagctgcaggaaaacgcgagagagacggagctggagctgagagagATGCTGGATCTGGGAGCAGCGAGAGTCCGAGAGGCCGAGAAACGAGTGGAAGCGGCTCAGGAGACGGTGGCAGATTATCAGCAGACCATCAAGAAGTACCGCGAGCTCACAGCTCACCTGCAGGTACGACGTCCGCACGGCTGGGAGGGGTCACGCTCTGTCCGACGTGAACCTGCTCgtgtcctgctgcaggaggtgaACAGGGAGCTGACCAGTCAGCAGGAGGcttcagcagagctgcagcagcagccgccggcaGAGATGTTCGACTTCAAGATCAAGTTCGCAGAGACGAAGGCCTACGCcaaggtcagagcagcagctcctcagtgtGAAGAAGACTTCTACAGAGGCGCTGCAGCGCTGAAAGCTTTACTGTGTGTTCAGGCCATCGAGATGGAGCtgaggaagatggaggtggGACAGGCCAACAGGCACGTGTCTCTGCTGACCTCCTTCATGCCCGAGTCCTTCCTGCGTCACGGCGGAGACCACGACTGcatcctggtgctgctgctcatcccTCGACTCATCTGCAAGGTGAACGCCAGCGTCTGCTTCCTTTAGAACGAGCCAGCAGCAAAACCGGAGACGTGGTAAAACCCGGCTTTGTTTTCAGGCCGAGCTGATCAGCAAACAGGCCCAGGAGAAGTTTGAGCTGAACGAGACGTGTGTGGAGCGGGTGGGTCTGAGGGGGGCGGTGGGGGAGCAGCTGAGCTTCGCTGGAGGTCTGGTCTATTCGCTGAGCCTGCTGCAGGCCACGCTGCACAAATACGAGCAGtaggtttcacacacacacacaccacaggtcTCTGTTGAGTGGCCCATCACCATCACGCTGTCCTCTGTCAGAGCTCTGGCCCAGTGCAGCGTGGACGTCTACAAGAAGGTGGGCGCTCTGTACCCGGAGATGAGCGTCCACGAACGCTCGCTGGACTTCCTCATCGACCTGCTGCACAAAGACCAACTGGACGAGACCGTCAACGTGGAGCCGCTCACCAAGGCCATTAAATACTATCAGGTACACACATGTAGTATTAGAGGTAAGACAAATCTACTAAGAACCAAAACCTGCGACTGAAAACGATGCTCCCACGTCAGCACCTGTACAGCATCCACCTGGCCGATCAGAGCGAGGACTGCACCATGCAG
Above is a window of Betta splendens chromosome 22, fBetSpl5.4, whole genome shotgun sequence DNA encoding:
- the dctn1b gene encoding dynactin subunit 1 isoform X19 is translated as MSQTRRSTHSRTTSSGSSRMSSDGGGRPVRVGSLVEVIGKGQRGTVAYIGTTLFASGKWVGVILDEAKGKNDGTVQGKRYFTCDDGHGIFVRQSQIQLVDDGADTTSPETPEPGTGRIPKREILETPRSSKLRGLKPKKTTARRPKPSRPAGAGGKGAASGSASASAGEMSSSEPSTPAQTPLAAPVIPTLHSPGNPPAPTPAPSKEDVAMETQEEEALRAQVKDLEEKLETIKMKRTEDKAKVKEMEKHKIQLEQLQEWRTKMQEQQAELQKQLKEAKREAKEAQEAKERYMEEMSDTADAIEMATLDKEMAEERAESLQLEVDSLKEKVDELTMDLEILKHEIEEKGSDGAASSYHVKQLEEQNSRLKEALVRMRDLSASEKQEHVKLQKQMEKKNVELDSLRSQKEKLQEEMTAGEKTIDELKEQVDAALGAEEMVETLTERNLDLEEKVRELRETVTDLEAINEMNDELQENARETELELREMLDLGAARVREAEKRVEAAQETVADYQQTIKKYRELTAHLQEVNRELTSQQEASAELQQQPPAEMFDFKIKFAETKAYAKAIEMELRKMEVGQANRHVSLLTSFMPESFLRHGGDHDCILVLLLIPRLICKAELISKQAQEKFELNETCVERVGLRGAVGEQLSFAGGLVYSLSLLQATLHKYEQALAQCSVDVYKKVGALYPEMSVHERSLDFLIDLLHKDQLDETVNVEPLTKAIKYYQHLYSIHLADQSEDCTMQLADHIRFTQSALDCMSVEVGRLRSFLHAGQEKADLAVLLKDLETSCSDIRQFCKKIRRRMPGTDAPGIPAALTFGQPVSDTLSDCRKHLTWVVAVLQEVAAAGAQMMSPLGEQEGLSAAKLEDVAFKTGEQIYGSQGANPYECLRQSCGIVIATMNKMATAMQEGEYDAERPQNKNPPPVEVRAAALRAEITDAEGLGLKLEDRETVIKELKKSLKIKGEELSEANVRLSLLEKKLDSSSKDADERVEKIQTRLDEAQTLLKKKEKEFEETMDALQADIDQLESEKLELKQRLNSQTKMDGLRGTGPSGIASIVTGTAGEEQKASMMSGVGAGSGVQVIDSPLLTQQIEAQRVCIKQLKNENNRLKAEKMRVQLASLPPLHVPKLPCRDGGRPEVLSSALYRKTDQLLETLLQMSANVKVVDITGKSPVTPGAQLLEQTARLQSLNSTLDRLKDEVAEHVVNQQPGARVSSDFATFPSTSFVKVTEEKQGDTVLVGRVMVPCPRGQEQLHRLVLSHSQLQRVHSLLRI
- the dctn1b gene encoding dynactin subunit 1 isoform X22: MSQTRRSTHSRTTSSGSSRMSSDGGGRPVRVGSLVEVIGKGQRGTVAYIGTTLFASGKWVGVILDEAKGKNDGTVQGKRYFTCDDGHGIFVRQSQIQLVDDGADTTSPETPEPGTGRIPKREILETPRSSKLTTARRPKQPSRPAGAGGKGAASGSASASAGEMSSSEPSTPAQTPLAAPVIPTLHSPGNPPAPTPAPSKEDVAMETQEEEALRAQVKDLEEKLETIKMKRTEDKAKVKEMEKHKIQLEQLQEWRTKMQEQQAELQKQLKEAKREAKEAQEAKERYMEEMSDTADAIEMATLDKEMAEERAESLQLEVDSLKEKVDELTMDLEILKHEIEEKGSDGAASSYHVKQLEEQNSRLKEALVRMRDLSASEKQEHVKLQKQMEKKNVELDSLRSQKEKLQEEMTAGEKTIDELKEQVDAALGAEEMVETLTERNLDLEEKVRELRETVTDLEAINEMNDELQENARETELELREMLDLGAARVREAEKRVEAAQETVADYQQTIKKYRELTAHLQEVNRELTSQQEASAELQQQPPAEMFDFKIKFAETKAYAKAIEMELRKMEVGQANRHVSLLTSFMPESFLRHGGDHDCILVLLLIPRLICKAELISKQAQEKFELNETCVERVGLRGAVGEQLSFAGGLVYSLSLLQATLHKYEQALAQCSVDVYKKVGALYPEMSVHERSLDFLIDLLHKDQLDETVNVEPLTKAIKYYQHLYSIHLADQSEDCTMQLADHIRFTQSALDCMSVEVGRLRSFLHAGQEKADLAVLLKDLETSCSDIRQFCKKIRRRMPGTDAPGIPAALTFGQPVSDTLSDCRKHLTWVVAVLQEVAAAGAQMMSPLGEQEGLSAAKLEDVAFKTGEQIYGSQGANPYECLRQSCGIVIATMNKMATAMQEGEYDAERPQNKNPPPVEVRAAALRAEITDAEGLGLKLEDRETVIKELKKSLKIKGEELSEANVRLSLLEKKLDSSSKDADERVEKIQTRLDEAQTLLKKKEKEFEETMDALQADIDQLESEKLELKQRLNSQTKMDGLRGTGPSGIASIVTGTAGEEQKASMMSGVGAGSGVQVIDSPLLTQQIEAQRVCIKQLKNENNRLKAEKMRVQLASLPPLHVPKLPCRDGGRPEVLSSALYRKTDQLLETLLQMSANVKVVDITGKSPVTPGAQLLEQTARLQSLNSTLDRLKDEVAEHVVNQQPGARVSSDFATFPSTSFVKVTEEKQGDTVLVGRVMVPCPRGQEQLHRLVLSHSQLQRVHSLLRI
- the dctn1b gene encoding dynactin subunit 1 isoform X21 — protein: MSQTRRSTHSRTTSSGSSRMSSDGGGRPVRVGSLVEVIGKGQRGTVAYIGTTLFASGKWVGVILDEAKGKNDGTVQGKRYFTCDDGHGIFVRQSQIQLVDDGADTTSPETPEPGTGRIPKREILETPRSSKLTPAPRKTTARRPKPSRPAGAGGKGAASGSASASAGEMSSSEPSTPAQTPLAAPVIPTLHSPGNPPAPTPAPSKEDVAMETQEEEALRAQVKDLEEKLETIKMKRTEDKAKVKEMEKHKIQLEQLQEWRTKMQEQQAELQKQLKEAKREAKEAQEAKERYMEEMSDTADAIEMATLDKEMAEERAESLQLEVDSLKEKVDELTMDLEILKHEIEEKGSDGAASSYHVKQLEEQNSRLKEALVRMRDLSASEKQEHVKLQKQMEKKNVELDSLRSQKEKLQEEMTAGEKTIDELKEQVDAALGAEEMVETLTERNLDLEEKVRELRETVTDLEAINEMNDELQENARETELELREMLDLGAARVREAEKRVEAAQETVADYQQTIKKYRELTAHLQEVNRELTSQQEASAELQQQPPAEMFDFKIKFAETKAYAKAIEMELRKMEVGQANRHVSLLTSFMPESFLRHGGDHDCILVLLLIPRLICKAELISKQAQEKFELNETCVERVGLRGAVGEQLSFAGGLVYSLSLLQATLHKYEQALAQCSVDVYKKVGALYPEMSVHERSLDFLIDLLHKDQLDETVNVEPLTKAIKYYQHLYSIHLADQSEDCTMQLADHIRFTQSALDCMSVEVGRLRSFLHAGQEKADLAVLLKDLETSCSDIRQFCKKIRRRMPGTDAPGIPAALTFGQPVSDTLSDCRKHLTWVVAVLQEVAAAGAQMMSPLGEQEGLSAAKLEDVAFKTGEQIYGSQGANPYECLRQSCGIVIATMNKMATAMQEGEYDAERPQNKNPPPVEVRAAALRAEITDAEGLGLKLEDRETVIKELKKSLKIKGEELSEANVRLSLLEKKLDSSSKDADERVEKIQTRLDEAQTLLKKKEKEFEETMDALQADIDQLESEKLELKQRLNSQTKMDGLRGTGPSGIASIVTGTAGEEQKASMMSGVGAGSGVQVIDSPLLTQQIEAQRVCIKQLKNENNRLKAEKMRVQLASLPPLHVPKLPCRDGGRPEVLSSALYRKTDQLLETLLQMSANVKVVDITGKSPVTPGAQLLEQTARLQSLNSTLDRLKDEVAEHVVNQQPGARVSSDFATFPSTSFVKVTEEKQGDTVLVGRVMVPCPRGQEQLHRLVLSHSQLQRVHSLLRI
- the dctn1b gene encoding dynactin subunit 1 isoform X2 — protein: MSQTRRSTHSRTTSSGSSRMSSDGGGRPVRVGSLVEVIGKGQRGTVAYIGTTLFASGKWVGVILDEAKGKNDGTVQGKRYFTCDDGHGIFVRQSQIQLVDDGADTTSPETPEPGTGRIPKREILETPRSSKLRGLKPKKVVHVSLTSTPAPRKTTARRPKSNSTSPDFLQQPSRPAGAGGKGAASGSASASAGEMSSSEPSTPAQTPLAAPVIPTLHSPGNPPAPTPAPSKEDVAMETQEEEALRAQVKDLEEKLETIKMKRTEDKAKVKEMEKHKIQLEQLQEWRTKMQEQQAELQKQLKEAKREAKEAQEAKERYMEEMSDTADAIEMATLDKEMAEERAESLQLEVDSLKEKVDELTMDLEILKHEIEEKGSDGAASSYHVKQLEEQNSRLKEALVRMRDLSASEKQEHVKLQKQMEKKNVELDSLRSQKEKLQEEMTAGEKTIDELKEQVDAALGAEEMVETLTERNLDLEEKVRELRETVTDLEAINEMNDELQENARETELELREMLDLGAARVREAEKRVEAAQETVADYQQTIKKYRELTAHLQEVNRELTSQQEASAELQQQPPAEMFDFKIKFAETKAYAKAIEMELRKMEVGQANRHVSLLTSFMPESFLRHGGDHDCILVLLLIPRLICKAELISKQAQEKFELNETCVERVGLRGAVGEQLSFAGGLVYSLSLLQATLHKYEQALAQCSVDVYKKVGALYPEMSVHERSLDFLIDLLHKDQLDETVNVEPLTKAIKYYQHLYSIHLADQSEDCTMQLADHIRFTQSALDCMSVEVGRLRSFLHAGQEKADLAVLLKDLETSCSDIRQFCKKIRRRMPGTDAPGIPAALTFGQPVSDTLSDCRKHLTWVVAVLQEVAAAGAQMMSPLGEQEGLSAAKLEDVAFKTGEQIYGSQGANPYECLRQSCGIVIATMNKMATAMQEGEYDAERPQNKNPPPVEVRAAALRAEITDAEGLGLKLEDRETVIKELKKSLKIKGEELSEANVRLSLLEKKLDSSSKDADERVEKIQTRLDEAQTLLKKKEKEFEETMDALQADIDQLESEKLELKQRLNSQTKMDGLRGTGPSGIASIVTGTAGASMMSGVGAGSGVQVIDSPLLTQQIEAQRVCIKQLKNENNRLKAEKMRVQLASLPPLHVPKLPCRDGGRPEVLSSALYRKTDQLLETLLQMSANVKVVDITGKSPVTPGAQLLEQTARLQSLNSTLDRLKDEVAEHVVNQQPGARVSSDFATFPSTSFVKVTEEKQGDTVLVGRVMVPCPRGQEQLHRLVLSHSQLQRVHSLLRI